The Bubalus kerabau isolate K-KA32 ecotype Philippines breed swamp buffalo chromosome 16, PCC_UOA_SB_1v2, whole genome shotgun sequence genome includes a region encoding these proteins:
- the ADORA2A gene encoding adenosine receptor A2a: MSGFSVYIAVELAIAVLAILGNVLVCWAVWINSNLQNVTNYFVASLAAADIAVGVLAIPFAVTLSTGFCAACHTCLFFACFVLVLTQSSIFSLLAIAIDRYIAIRIPLRYNGLVTGTRAKGIIAICWVLSFAIGLTPMLGWNNCTQQESRNSSQVCGEGQVACLFEDVVPMGYMVYYNFFACVLLPLLLMLGVYLRIFLAARRQLKQTESQPPPPGERARSTLQKEVHAAKSLAIIVGLFALCWLPLHVINCFTFFCPSCGHAPPWLMYLTIVLSHGNSVVNPFIYAYRIREFRHTFRRIMRSHVLRRRRPREPFKAGGPGARALAAHDPERVGLRLNGHPPGGVWANGSAPRPDGPALALPSAGGARGSQRDARLPDVQLQDVQLQGRRPESPGLGGPRGGAGVS, from the exons ATGTCCGGCTTCTCGGTGTACATCGCGGTGGAGCTGGCCATCGCCGTGCTGGCCATCCTGGGCAACGTGCTGGTGTGCTGGGCGGTGTGGATCAACAGCAACCTGCAGAACGTCACCAACTACTTCGTGGCGTCGCTGGCGGCGGCCGACATCGCCGTGGGGGTGCTCGCCATCCCCTTCGCCGTGACCCTGAGCACCGGCTTCTGCGCGGCTTGCCACACCTGCCTCTTCTTCGCCTGCTTTGTCCTGGTGCTCACACAGAGCTCCATCTTCAGCCTGCTGGCCATCGCCATTGACCGCTACATTGCCATCCGAATCCCGCTCCG GTACAACGGCTTGGTGACGGGCACGCGTGCCAAGGGCATCATCGCCATCTGCTGGGTGCTGTCCTTCGCCATCGGCCTGACCCCCATGCTGGGCTGGAACAACTGCACTCAGCAGGAGAGCCGGAACAGCTCCCAGGTCTGCGGGGAGGGCCAGGTGGCCTGTCTCTTCGAGGACGTGGTGCCCATGGGCTACATGGTCTACTACAACTTCTTCGCTTGcgtgctgctgccgctgctgctcaTGCTGGGCGTCTACCTGCGCATCTTCCTGGCGGCGCGGCGGCAGCTGAAGCAGACGGAGAGCCAGCCGCCGCCCCCGGGGGAGCGCGCGCGGTCCACGCTGCAGAAGGAGGTGCACGCCGCCAAGTCGCTGGCCATCATCGTGGGGCTCTTCGCCCTGTGCTGGCTGCCCCTGCACGTCATCAACTGCTTCACCTTCTTCTGCCCCTCGTGCGGCCACGCCCCGCCCTGGCTCATGTACCTGACCATCGTCCTCTCGCACGGCAACTCGGTGGTGAACCCCTTCATCTACGCCTACCGCATCCGCGAGTTCCGCCACACCTTCCGCAGGATCATGCGCAGCCACgtgctgcggcggcggcggccgcgcgAGCCCTTCAAGGCGGGGGGCCCCGGCGCCCGCGCCCTGGCGGCTCACGACCCGGAGCGCGTGGGCCTCCGCCTCAACGGCCACCCGCCCGGGGGCGTCTGGGCCAACGGCAGCGCCCCCCGGCCCGACGGCCCCGCCCTGGCGCTGCCCAGCGCGGGCGGCGCCCGCGGGTCCCAGCGGGACGCGCGCCTCCCGGACGTGCAGCTCCAGGACGTGCAGCTCCAGGGCCGGCGCCCAGAGTCCCCGGGCCTCGGGGGCCCCCGGGGCGGAGCAGGAGTGTCCTGA